A part of Phoenix dactylifera cultivar Barhee BC4 chromosome 2, palm_55x_up_171113_PBpolish2nd_filt_p, whole genome shotgun sequence genomic DNA contains:
- the LOC103719188 gene encoding CBS domain-containing protein CBSX5-like encodes MAVSFLSHEVSDLCIGKPALKSLPLSATAGDALLALKKGGDTCLGVWATDRFSPERNLIAGKLCVVDILCFLCGDENLDSPADALKKPVSNLLQKDAGLVRRVESDSSVLEALDVILDGAQNLVVPIRSGGRRKLHHHSAGGGGGGEFCWLTQEDFVRYFFNSIAHFAPIAAHSVSSLRLVRSDVLAIQYDDAALNALPLIRRALADQTSVAVITDDGKLVGEISPSILAASDETVAAAFATLSAGDLMDHIDHCGSLPETAMGAVMARLKKKGLKGMLELLEAKLYPPFSSPSSSSDEESSRRPRRLRSAGSYARGSEDVIVCHPESSLAAVMVQALARRVNYVWVLDEEDYGLVGIVTFADVLKVFRDQLKQTLL; translated from the exons ATGGCAGTGAGCTTTTTGTCTCATGAGGTGTCCGACCTTTGCATCGGGAAGCCGGCGCTGAAATCGCTGCCGCTCTCCGCCACCGCTGGCGACGCCCTACTCGCCCTCAAGAAGGGAGGAGACACCTGCCTCGGCGTTTGGGCCACCGATCGTTTCTCGCCGGAGAGGAATCTAATCGCCGGGAAGCTCTGCGTGGTGGACATCCTCTGCTTCCTCTGTGGCGACGAGAACCTCGATTCTCCTGCCGACGCTCTCAAGAAGCCCGTCTCCAACCTCCTTCAGAAAGACGCCGGCCTTGTCCGCCGTGTCGAGTCGGATTCTAG TGTGCTGGAGGCCCTGGATGTGATCCTTGACGGGGCTCAGAACCTGGTCGTCCCCATCCGCTCCGGCGGCCGGAGGAAGCTCCACCACCACTCCGCCGGCGGCGGAGGCGGGGGGGAGTTCTGCTGGTTGACGCAGGAGGACTTCGTCCGCTATTTCTTCAATTCGATCGCCCACTTTGCCCCCATCGCCGCCCATTCCGTGTCCTCCCTCCGCCTCGTCCGCTCCGATGTCCTCGCCATCCAGTACGATGACGCCGCCCTCAACGCCCTCCCCCTCATCCGCCGCGCCCTCGCCGACCAGACCTCCGTCGCCGTCATCACGGACGACGGCAAGCTGGTCGGCGAAATCTCCCCCTCCATTCTCGCTGCCTCCGACGAGACGGTGGCCGCCGCATTCGCAACCCTCTCCGCTGGCGATCTCATGGACCACATTGACCATTGTGGGTCCCTGCCGGAGACGGCCATGGGGGCCGTCATGGCCAGGCTGAAGAAGAAGGGCTTAAAGGGGATGCTGGAACTGTTGGAAGCAAAGCTTTATCCTCCGTTCTCGTCGCCTTCCTCGTCCTCCGACGAGGAGTCGAGCAGGCGGCCGAGGAGGCTGAGGTCGGCCGGGAGCTACGCGAGGGGTTCCGAGGACGTGATCGTTTGCCACCCCGAGAGCTCGCTGGCGGCGGTGATGGTGCAGGCGCTGGCGCGCCGTGTGAACTACGTGTGGGtcttagatgaagaggactaTGGCCTCGTTGGGATCGTCACCTTTGCCGACGTGCTCAAGGTTTTCCGGGATCAACTGAAGCAGACTCTCCTCTGA
- the LOC103719189 gene encoding ultraviolet-B receptor UVR8, producing MADRKSTFSIEELPAHLILEILSSGRLGAADLACLETTCRMFRGSHEILPNKFRSMVEFAAFHICRAHSIFTSLHPNARKDLLDRCGGNWKKVLRFLQSVEQSSGTVETSAGNMQVTTGRYHTLLIHDSSVYSCGSSICGVLGHGQDTTQCVSFSRVNFPSLSRVIHVSASHNHAAFVMQSGEVFTCGDNSSFCCGHGEVGHTIFRPTRIEALKGIPCMQVATGLSFTIILTRQGQVYTCGNNAHGQLGLGDTIDRPTPRNVELFEGLGRVVQVAAGASYTFAVTDDGTVHSFGSCANFCLGHGDQHDELLPRAVQSFKRRNIHVVRVSAGDEHAVALDSSGYVYTWGRGYCGALGHGDENDKTNPELVASLKGHLAVQVCARKRKTFVLTDMGSVFAFGSMGFGSLGFSDRRSSDKVMKPWILDSLRSHYISQISTGLYHTVAVTNRGLVFGFGDNERAQLGHEWIRGCLKPTEIMVQRTVDDIAIAAKSG from the exons ATGGCAGACCGCAAAAGTACATTCTCGATTGAAGAGCTGCCGGCACACCTAATTCTCGAGATATTGAGCTCAGGCCGTCTTGGTGCTGCTGACCTGGCGTGCTTGGAAACAACATGCCGGATGTTCAGGGGAAGCCATGAGATTTTGCCCAACAAATTCCGGTCGATGGTTGAATTTGCGGCATTCCACATCTGCCGGGCACACTCGATTTTTACTTCCCTGCATCCAAATGCACGAAAAGATCTTCTTGATCGATGTGGTGGAAACTGGAAGAAGGTTCTGAGGTTCTTGCAGTCTGTGGAGCAGTCTTCTGGAACCGTTGAGACATCAGCAGGCAAT ATGCAGGTTACTACAGGAAGATACCATACACTCTTAATTCATGATTCATCAGTCTACTCTTGTGGATCCAGTATATGTGGAGTGCTCGGTCATGGTCAAGATACTACTCAGTGTGTGTCATTTAGCCGTGTTAAttttccctccctctctcgTGTAATCCATGTTTCAGCCTCTCACAACCATGCAGCATTTGTTATGCAGTCTGGAGAG GTGTTTACTTGTGGTGATAATTCATCATTTTGTTGTGGCCATGGAGAAGTGGGGCACACTATATTCAGGCCTACTCGTATTGAAGCACTGAAGGGGATTCCCTGCATGCAG gtTGCCACTGGGCTGAGTTTCACTATAATACTTACAAGGCAAGGTCAAGTTTACACATGTGGAAATAACGCACATGGCCAGCTTGGACTTGGTGATACTATAGACAGACCTACTCCAAGAAATGTTGAGCTGTTTGAAGGTCTTGGTCGTGTAGTTCAGGTTGCTGCAGGTGCAAGTTACACCTTTGCTGTAACAGATGATGGGACAGTTCATTCTTTTGGTTCTTGTGCCAATTTTTGCTTAGGCCATGGTGATCAACATGATGAACTTCTTCCACGGGCAGTACAGTCATTCAAGAGGAGGAATATTCATGTAGTCCGTGTTTCTGCAGGTGATGAACATGCAGTGGCACTTGATTCGAGTGGATAT GTTTACACTTGGGGTAGGGGCTATTGTGGAGCTCTGGGCCATGGCGATGAGAATGACAAGACGAACCCAGAATTAGTGGCTAGTCTGAAGGGCCATCTTGCTGTGCAG GTTtgtgcaaggaaaagaaaaacttttgttCTCACCGACATGGGCTCTGTTTTTGCTTTTGGATCGATGGGTTTTGGGAGTTTAGGCTTTTCTGATCGCAGAAGCTCAGACAAAGTTATGAAGCCCTGGATCCTCGATAGCCTCCGGTCCCACTACATCTCTCAGATTAGCACTGGCCTGTATCACACTGTTGCGGTCACCAACAGAGGTCTGGTGTTTGGGTTTGGGGACAATGAACGAGCACAGCTTGGGCATGAGTGGATAAGAGGCTGCCTAAAACCAACAGAAATTATGGTTCAGAGGACAGTAGATGATATTGCTATTGCAGCAAAAAGTGGGTGA